In Chanodichthys erythropterus isolate Z2021 chromosome 18, ASM2448905v1, whole genome shotgun sequence, the following are encoded in one genomic region:
- the LOC137006306 gene encoding spidroin-1-like: MAAMMAGYSGVVAMTAGDSGVAAMMAGDSGVAAMTAGDSGVAAMMAGDSGVVAWTAGDSGVAAMTAGDSGVAAMTAGDSGVAAMMAGDSGVAAMMAGYSGVAAMTAGDSGVAAMMAGDSGVVAMTTGDSGVAAMTAGDSGVAAMMAGDSGVAAMTAGDSVVAAWMAGDSAVATMTAGYSGVAAMTAGDSGVAALTAGDSGVAAMTAGDSGVAAMMAGYSGVAAMTAGDSGVAAMMAGDSGVAAMMAGYSGVAAMTAGDSGVAAMMAGDSGVVAMTTGDSGVAAMTAGDSGVAAMMAGDSGVAAMTAGDSVVAAWMAGDSAVATMTAGYSGVAAMTAGDSGVAAMTAGDSGVAAMTAGDSGVAAMMAGDSGVAAMTAGDSVVAAWMAGDSAVATMTAGYSGVAAMMAGYPGVAAMTAGDSGVAAMLA; the protein is encoded by the coding sequence ATGGCGGCCATGATGGCTGGATACTCTGGAGTGGTGGCCATGACAGCTGgagactctggcgtggcggccatgatgGCTGGAGACTCTGGAGTGGCGGCCATGACAGCTGgagactctggcgtggcggccatgatgGCTGGAGACTCTGGTGTGGTGGCCTGGACGGCTGGAGACTCTGGAGTGGCGGCCATGACAGCTGgagactctggcgtggcggccatgacAGCTGGAGACTCTGGCGTGGCAGCCATGATGGCTGGAGACTCTGGCGTGGCAGCCATGATGGCTGGATACTCTGGAGTGGCGGCCATGACGGCTGgagactctggcgtggcggccatgatgGCTGGAGACTCTGGCGTGGTGGCCATGACAACTGgagactctggcgtggcggccatgacgGCTGGAGACTCTGGAGTGGCGGCCATGATGGCTGGAGACTCTGGAGTGGCGGCCATGACAGCTGGAGACTCTGTTGTGGCGGCCTGGATGGCTGGAGACTCTGCCGTGGCAACCATGACGGCTGGATACTCTGGAGTGGCGGCCATGACAGCTGGAGACTCTGGTGTGGCGGCCTTGACAGCTGgagactctggcgtggcggccatgacAGCTGGAGACTCTGGCGTGGCAGCCATGATGGCTGGATACTCTGGAGTGGCGGCCATGACGGCTGgagactctggcgtggcggccatgatgGCTGGAGACTCTGGCGTGGCAGCCATGATGGCTGGATACTCTGGAGTGGCGGCCATGACGGCTGgagactctggcgtggcggccatgatgGCTGGAGACTCTGGCGTGGTGGCCATGACAACTGgagactctggcgtggcggccatgacgGCTGGAGACTCTGGAGTGGCGGCCATGATGGCTGGAGACTCTGGAGTGGCGGCCATGACAGCTGGAGACTCTGTTGTGGCGGCCTGGATGGCTGGAGACTCTGCCGTGGCAACCATGACGGCTGGATACTCTGGAGTGGCGGCCATGACAGCTGgagactctggcgtggcggccatgacgGCTGGAGACTCTGGAGTGGCGGCCATGACGGCTGGAGACTCTGGAGTGGCGGCCATGATGGCTGGAGACTCTGGAGTGGCGGCCATGACAGCTGGAGACTCTGTTGTGGCGGCCTGGATGGCTGGAGACTCTGCCGTGGCAACCATGACGGCTGGATACTCTGGAGTGGCGGCCATGATGGCTGGATACCCTGGAGTGGCGGCCATGACGGCTGGAGACTCTGGAGTGGCGGCTATGTTGGCTTAA